The following are encoded together in the Lathyrus oleraceus cultivar Zhongwan6 chromosome 3, CAAS_Psat_ZW6_1.0, whole genome shotgun sequence genome:
- the LOC127131505 gene encoding uncharacterized protein LOC127131505 — protein sequence MELGRRNTKKYTFKCPDLTKLKKLCSTIVSPENFRAQYGRLVGILKTKVEDGVLNTLVQFYDPLYHCFTFPDYQLMPTLEEYSYWFGLPVSNKLPFSGSEKTLTQATIAEALHLEIYVMKANFIKKGGILGLTSRFLMEKAFNFAEADSKDAFEATFALLIYGIMLFPNIDDFVDVNDVRIFLIGNPVPILLGDTYHYIHHKIKKGGGTILCCAPLLYKWFISHLPRFRIFRKNR from the coding sequence ATGGAACTTGGAAGGAGGAATACCAAGAAATACACTTTCAAATGTCCTGACTTAACAAAGTTGAAAAAGTTGTGTTCTACGATAGTTAGTCCAGAGAATTTTAGAGCTCAGTATGGAAGACTTGTGGGTATcttgaagaccaaggttgaagatggAGTTCTTAACACCCtggtacagttttatgatccactctaccattgcttcacatttccagaCTACCAGCTTATGCCTACTCTAGAAGAATACTCTTATTGGTTTGGTTTGCCAGTCTCTAACAAATTACCATTTAGTGGTTCAGAGAAGACCCTTACACAAGCAACTATTGCAGAAGCACTTCACCTAGAAATATATGTTATGAAGGCCAACTTCATTAAAAAAGGAGGGATTCTAGGTCTAACCTCTAGATTCCTGATGGAGAAAGCCTTTAACTTTGCAGAAGCAGATAGTAAAGATGCCTTTGAAGCCACTTTTGCTCTACTCATTTATGGAATTATGCTCTTCCCAAACATTGATGACTTTGTCGATGTTAATGATGTACGAATCTTCTTAATTGGTAACCCAGTACCCATATTACTTGGAGATACCTACCATTATATCCATCACAAGATTAAGAAAGGTGGTGGAACCATTCTTTGTTGTGCACCTCTcctatataagtggtttatttctcacttacccAGATTCAGGATCTTCAGGAAGAATCGATAA